The following are encoded in a window of Chitinophagaceae bacterium genomic DNA:
- a CDS encoding DUF3472 domain-containing protein, whose translation MRRSLPSVFILFFLLYQVPARSQPAVSIPAYTAYAVPEEEGTEDDESKMFSVKNGLQNWTDNKYQIQFFFRIRNKGSLQLSLLLKNDSPGNLLSITVAGKNFSLTVPRSKEFKTVKIGSVPVTDTGFYVLTIASPVKKSGTIADIKSLELSGDAVRNIHFNSNARRNSASVHLLYPLPDTVNVISFYNEISIPEGADHLHSYYMACGFARGYFGIQVNSATERRVIFSVWDAGNEAVDRNKVAAENKVQLIAKGEDVFADGFGNEGTGGHSHWVYNWKAGETYKLLVTATTDTAANSTTYAGYFFLPEQQKWKLIAAFKAPKDGKPLRKLYSFVENFQGTNGQLSRKAYFGNQWIRKENGEWKEMTKSTFSYDATGKAGDRVDHGGGAENNRFYLWNGGFKPADARFGEPFNRTATGEKPVIDLYKNADSLAEISKENKQIFAAIQEGKFDTTGSSAGIYYKILQEGNGDFVSLNDTLVVYYKGQLLNGSVFDQTKDKPAVFPLKRLIKGWQAGLPFCRQGGKIRLIIPSPLAYSIRNLGVIPPNSVLIFDVEVLEIRRPH comes from the coding sequence ATGAGACGAAGTCTGCCTTCTGTTTTTATACTATTTTTCCTTTTGTACCAGGTTCCGGCCCGGTCCCAACCAGCAGTTTCTATCCCGGCTTATACTGCCTATGCCGTGCCGGAAGAAGAAGGTACGGAGGATGATGAAAGTAAAATGTTCTCCGTAAAAAATGGTTTACAAAACTGGACGGACAACAAATACCAAATACAGTTCTTTTTCAGGATCAGGAACAAAGGCAGCCTGCAGCTTTCGCTTTTACTAAAAAATGATAGCCCCGGAAATTTGTTATCCATTACAGTAGCCGGGAAGAACTTCAGTCTTACCGTTCCCCGGTCCAAAGAATTTAAGACGGTGAAAATAGGTTCAGTGCCGGTCACGGATACAGGATTTTATGTGCTAACGATCGCATCGCCTGTAAAAAAATCCGGCACGATCGCCGATATAAAATCACTGGAGCTGAGCGGCGATGCTGTCCGGAACATTCATTTTAATTCAAATGCAAGGAGAAATTCCGCGTCGGTACATCTTTTATACCCGCTTCCCGATACGGTGAACGTGATCTCGTTCTACAACGAGATCAGCATCCCCGAAGGTGCCGATCATTTACATAGCTATTACATGGCATGCGGTTTTGCCCGGGGCTATTTTGGGATACAGGTCAACAGTGCCACCGAACGGAGAGTGATCTTTTCTGTCTGGGACGCAGGTAATGAAGCGGTTGACAGGAACAAGGTGGCCGCTGAAAACAAAGTACAGCTGATCGCCAAAGGGGAAGATGTTTTTGCAGATGGCTTTGGAAATGAAGGCACCGGTGGCCACAGTCATTGGGTGTACAACTGGAAGGCAGGCGAAACCTATAAGCTTCTGGTAACAGCCACAACAGATACTGCTGCGAACAGCACTACTTACGCCGGTTATTTCTTCTTACCGGAACAGCAGAAATGGAAACTCATCGCAGCATTTAAAGCCCCCAAAGATGGCAAGCCCTTACGGAAACTATATTCTTTTGTTGAAAATTTCCAGGGAACGAACGGCCAGTTGTCCCGCAAAGCCTATTTCGGCAATCAATGGATACGAAAAGAGAACGGCGAGTGGAAAGAAATGACCAAAAGCACATTCAGTTATGACGCCACCGGCAAGGCGGGCGACCGGGTCGATCATGGCGGCGGGGCTGAAAACAACAGGTTCTATTTATGGAACGGAGGCTTCAAACCTGCAGATGCACGGTTCGGCGAACCCTTTAACAGAACAGCAACCGGGGAAAAACCGGTTATTGATCTATATAAAAATGCCGACAGCCTGGCGGAGATCAGCAAAGAGAATAAACAAATATTTGCAGCGATACAGGAAGGGAAATTTGATACGACCGGAAGTTCTGCCGGCATTTATTATAAGATATTGCAGGAAGGCAATGGCGACTTTGTTTCTCTGAATGATACCCTGGTTGTGTATTACAAGGGACAATTATTGAATGGTTCCGTATTTGATCAAACAAAAGACAAACCGGCTGTTTTTCCCTTAAAGCGCCTCATCAAGGGCTGGCAGGCAGGCCTTCCTTTTTGCAGGCAGGGGGGCAAAATAAGGCTGATCATCCCATCCCCGCTGGCTTATTCTATCCGGAATTTGGGAGTGATACCCCCAAACAGTGTGCTGATCTTTGATGTAGAAGTACTTGAAATAAGAAGGCCGCATTAG
- a CDS encoding AhpC/TSA family protein, with protein MIKRSLIPITLLVFFSSFLFAQTETVYPGGLKAGDMAPDFTAKDQDGKTLSLKERLKEGPVVILFYRGQWCPHCNKQLSHFADSLQLLRDKKVTVLAVTPETADGIRKTIEKTRAAFPVLEDAGLEIMKLYKVNFAVDAKTISRYKGYGIDFDKANGANGANLPVPATYIIGTDGKVKYVFFNTDYRKRVSVKDILDNL; from the coding sequence ATGATAAAGAGATCGCTTATCCCCATTACCCTATTGGTTTTCTTTTCCTCATTTCTATTTGCACAAACAGAAACCGTTTATCCCGGTGGTTTAAAAGCGGGAGATATGGCACCTGATTTTACCGCTAAGGACCAGGATGGGAAGACGCTGAGTCTGAAGGAACGTTTGAAGGAGGGCCCTGTGGTAATTCTTTTTTACCGGGGACAATGGTGTCCGCATTGCAATAAGCAACTGAGCCATTTTGCCGATTCATTACAATTGCTGCGGGATAAAAAGGTCACCGTACTGGCTGTTACACCAGAAACAGCTGATGGTATCCGGAAGACCATTGAAAAGACCAGGGCTGCCTTCCCGGTGCTGGAAGATGCAGGCCTGGAGATCATGAAGTTGTATAAGGTGAATTTTGCTGTGGATGCGAAAACAATATCCAGGTACAAGGGTTACGGGATAGATTTTGACAAAGCGAACGGGGCAAACGGGGCCAACCTGCCGGTACCGGCAACGTATATCATCGGGACAGATGGAAAAGTGAAGTATGTTTTTTTTAATACCGATTACCGGAAACGGGTTTCTGTAAAGGACATACTTGATAACCTTTGA
- a CDS encoding cold shock domain-containing protein, with amino-acid sequence MESTQKGTVKFFNSEKGFGFIKHDDSNKETFVHVSGLISDIKEGDSVEFDLKEGKKGMNAVNVKVVG; translated from the coding sequence ATGGAAAGTACACAAAAAGGCACCGTTAAGTTTTTCAATTCTGAAAAAGGATTCGGTTTTATCAAACACGACGATTCAAACAAAGAAACTTTTGTTCACGTTAGTGGATTAATCAGCGATATCAAAGAAGGCGACAGCGTGGAATTTGACCTGAAAGAAGGGAAAAAAGGAATGAATGCCGTTAATGTTAAAGTAGTAGGCTAA
- a CDS encoding ketoacyl-ACP synthase III — protein sequence MNQSVRTVITGTGSYIPAYVKTNQDFASHNFYAEDNSALDIEPHIIVEKFKQITGIQERRYAPAGIESSDMAAEAARIAIEDSGCDPETIDQIIVAHNFGNVIKHTIQTDVLPALASRVKHSLKIKNPSCVPYDILFGCPGWVQGVIQADAYFKAGIARKCLVIGTETLSRVLDVYDRDSMIFSDGAGASVLEAKNAAETGSGVLGSSVQSHCGAEVDYLHLGKSYYPDSDPRIRYIKMKGRKVYEYAIKYVPLAMKTCLDNSGVNIGDVKKIFIHQANEKMDEGIIKEMYKLYGISVVPGNIMPMSIHNLGNSSVATIPTLYDMVRKGRMPEHNLKQGDVILFASVGAGMNINAVCYRV from the coding sequence ATGAACCAGTCAGTTCGAACTGTGATTACAGGCACAGGCAGCTACATACCGGCTTATGTAAAGACCAACCAGGATTTTGCCAGCCATAATTTTTATGCAGAGGATAATTCAGCACTGGATATAGAACCCCATATCATTGTAGAAAAGTTCAAACAGATAACCGGTATCCAGGAGCGCCGTTATGCCCCTGCCGGTATTGAGTCTTCTGATATGGCCGCCGAAGCTGCCAGGATAGCCATTGAGGATTCCGGCTGTGATCCGGAGACCATCGACCAGATCATCGTGGCGCATAATTTCGGGAATGTGATCAAGCACACCATTCAAACCGATGTGTTGCCTGCCCTTGCATCACGTGTTAAACATTCCCTGAAAATTAAAAATCCTTCCTGCGTTCCGTACGATATACTGTTTGGTTGCCCGGGATGGGTACAGGGAGTGATCCAGGCCGATGCTTATTTCAAAGCAGGCATTGCCAGGAAATGCCTGGTGATCGGTACCGAAACATTATCCCGGGTGCTTGATGTGTATGACCGGGACAGCATGATCTTTTCGGATGGTGCAGGCGCCAGTGTGCTGGAGGCCAAAAATGCAGCAGAAACAGGGAGCGGTGTACTGGGGAGCAGTGTTCAGTCGCATTGCGGGGCCGAGGTTGATTACCTGCACCTGGGTAAATCCTATTACCCGGATTCTGATCCCCGCATACGGTATATAAAAATGAAGGGAAGAAAAGTGTATGAATATGCCATCAAGTATGTACCATTGGCCATGAAGACATGCCTGGATAACAGCGGGGTGAACATCGGTGACGTGAAAAAGATATTTATTCACCAGGCCAATGAAAAAATGGATGAAGGGATCATTAAGGAGATGTATAAACTGTATGGTATTTCCGTTGTTCCCGGTAATATAATGCCCATGAGCATACATAACCTTGGCAACAGTTCGGTAGCCACCATACCTACTTTATATGATATGGTAAGAAAAGGAAGGATGCCGGAACACAATTTAAAACAGGGGGATGTGATCCTTTTTGCCTCCGTAGGTGCGGGTATGAATATCAATGCGGTCTGCTACCGGGTATAA
- a CDS encoding MFS transporter, whose translation MISATVNLYKNAYTGLSRRMWLLALVMLINRSGTMVLPFMTLYCKHIGYTTRQAGYVVAVYGLGSMVGAFLGGRISDRFGFYYTQFVSLFLGGILFITLGKMNSFTSICICTFFLSMVNESFRPANATAVAHYSNPQNRTQSFSLVRLAINVGWGVGGALGGFLASINYHLLFWVDGFTNITAAFLLLWLVPKVSLAQQQNLSKSKPAPVKEKAAHADKTFMYFIGLQVLFALCFFQLFTTIPMYFKEGLHINEFWIGVVMAMNGILIAVMEMVIVFKLEGRIPYLRLMTTGTVLMAASFFILNIPGANGFLIAVLSTLTVTFAEMIAMPFMNSYYISRSSEGNRGEYAALYTMAWSAAQVIGSAAGTQVAFATGFNNLWWIIGGICLLTAAGYYRLQLSR comes from the coding sequence ATGATCAGTGCTACTGTTAATCTTTACAAGAATGCCTATACCGGGTTAAGCAGGCGGATGTGGCTGCTGGCCCTGGTCATGCTGATAAACCGGAGCGGTACCATGGTACTGCCATTTATGACATTGTACTGTAAACACATCGGCTACACCACCCGCCAGGCTGGGTACGTAGTTGCTGTGTATGGACTGGGGTCGATGGTGGGGGCTTTCCTGGGCGGCAGGATCAGCGACCGTTTTGGTTTCTATTACACACAATTCGTTTCATTGTTCCTGGGGGGTATTTTGTTCATCACACTTGGAAAAATGAACAGTTTTACATCCATATGCATCTGTACATTTTTCCTGAGCATGGTAAATGAATCATTCCGTCCTGCGAATGCAACCGCTGTTGCTCACTACAGCAATCCCCAAAACCGGACACAGTCTTTTTCTCTCGTAAGGCTTGCCATTAACGTGGGATGGGGTGTAGGAGGGGCGCTGGGTGGTTTTCTTGCTTCCATCAATTATCATTTATTGTTTTGGGTGGACGGCTTTACCAATATAACGGCAGCATTCCTGCTGTTATGGCTGGTTCCCAAGGTATCGCTGGCCCAGCAGCAGAATCTGTCCAAGTCAAAACCAGCGCCGGTGAAGGAAAAAGCGGCCCACGCCGATAAAACATTTATGTATTTTATTGGCCTGCAGGTATTGTTTGCCCTTTGTTTTTTCCAGTTGTTCACCACCATTCCCATGTATTTCAAAGAAGGATTGCATATCAACGAATTCTGGATAGGGGTTGTGATGGCGATGAACGGGATCCTTATTGCTGTGATGGAAATGGTGATCGTATTTAAACTGGAGGGGAGGATACCTTACCTGCGCCTGATGACAACCGGCACGGTTTTAATGGCCGCCTCATTCTTTATATTGAATATCCCTGGTGCGAATGGATTTCTTATTGCTGTGCTGTCTACGCTTACCGTAACCTTTGCAGAAATGATCGCAATGCCGTTCATGAATTCCTACTACATATCCCGGAGTTCGGAAGGCAACAGGGGAGAATATGCTGCCTTGTATACCATGGCCTGGAGTGCAGCCCAGGTGATAGGCAGTGCTGCCGGTACACAAGTAGCTTTTGCAACAGGATTTAATAACCTGTGGTGGATAATAGGCGGTATTTGCCTGCTTACGGCGGCAGGTTATTACCGTCTGCAATTGAGCCGGTAA
- a CDS encoding short-chain dehydrogenase, which produces MVNDVITKFLEPSHLAKTSVKIEFKKRNSIVGIFVTSPDYEDLKSKNFWRIVSEVHIPEWKKTSDNKLAKIYSGSEFTRLTVAKEK; this is translated from the coding sequence ATGGTAAACGATGTGATCACAAAATTTCTTGAGCCCTCTCACCTGGCTAAGACAAGTGTTAAGATTGAATTCAAAAAACGGAATTCCATAGTTGGGATCTTTGTCACTTCGCCCGATTACGAAGACCTTAAATCAAAAAACTTCTGGCGCATTGTTTCTGAGGTGCATATCCCGGAGTGGAAAAAGACCAGTGATAATAAACTGGCCAAGATCTACAGCGGTTCGGAATTTACCAGGCTGACCGTAGCAAAAGAAAAATAA